In Halobaculum magnesiiphilum, the following proteins share a genomic window:
- a CDS encoding type II toxin-antitoxin system HicB family antitoxin yields the protein MSTGRKISLIEEEDGGWSAIDEEVGVASQGETREEALANLDDAVELTIEAREDDTEAPDADAPWFDA from the coding sequence ATGAGTACGGGACGCAAGATCAGCCTCATCGAGGAGGAGGACGGCGGGTGGTCGGCGATCGACGAGGAGGTCGGCGTCGCCAGCCAAGGGGAGACGCGCGAGGAAGCGCTCGCGAACCTCGACGATGCGGTCGAACTCACGATCGAAGCACGCGAGGACGACACGGAGGCTCCCGATGCGGACGCTCCGTGGTTCGACGCGTGA
- a CDS encoding acetamidase/formamidase family protein, with translation MSQRRFAVPDAPDPEYELSADEAVHYEWDAAIDPALTVDPGSVIRFDCRDAYDGQVEPPATVEKLLAVDADGHPLTGPVAVEGAEPGDTLAVDLLAFEHRGWGVTAVPPGEREGGLLPEEFRDLHVREWDLDASREGTPVATFVDSDAPDVAVPLAPFPGNLGVAPGDEGPHSTMPPRRVGGNVDVKHLTAGSRLYLPVEAAGALFSIGDCHAAQGDGEVCLTGIEAPMAVTLRLDLVDDHRVDGPQFETDGPFTSAGHDERMYATTGIEPDLMDAAKAAVSDMITHLHDRRGFSRPDAYVLCSAAVDLKINQVVDAPNWTVSAYLPESVLSGPDGGGSRSGSAAGEDTEGNA, from the coding sequence GTGTCTCAGCGCCGCTTCGCCGTCCCCGACGCGCCGGATCCGGAGTACGAACTGTCCGCCGACGAGGCCGTCCACTACGAATGGGACGCGGCGATCGATCCCGCCCTCACCGTCGATCCGGGGAGCGTGATCCGCTTCGACTGTCGCGACGCCTACGACGGCCAGGTCGAACCGCCGGCGACCGTCGAGAAACTGCTCGCCGTCGACGCCGACGGCCACCCGCTCACCGGCCCCGTCGCCGTCGAGGGTGCCGAGCCCGGCGACACGCTCGCGGTCGACCTGCTCGCGTTCGAACACCGAGGTTGGGGTGTCACAGCCGTCCCGCCCGGCGAGCGTGAGGGCGGGCTGCTCCCCGAGGAGTTCCGGGACCTGCACGTCCGGGAGTGGGATCTCGACGCCTCCCGCGAGGGAACGCCCGTCGCGACGTTCGTCGACTCCGACGCGCCCGACGTGGCGGTGCCGCTGGCGCCGTTCCCGGGGAACCTCGGCGTCGCTCCCGGCGACGAGGGGCCACACTCGACGATGCCGCCGCGTCGCGTCGGCGGAAACGTGGACGTGAAACACCTGACCGCGGGCTCCCGCCTGTACCTCCCGGTCGAGGCGGCGGGGGCGCTGTTCTCTATCGGCGACTGTCACGCCGCACAGGGCGACGGCGAGGTGTGTCTCACCGGTATCGAGGCGCCGATGGCCGTCACCCTCCGCCTCGATCTCGTCGACGATCACCGCGTCGACGGCCCGCAGTTCGAGACCGACGGCCCGTTCACCTCCGCCGGTCACGACGAGCGGATGTACGCGACGACCGGCATCGAGCCGGACCTGATGGACGCGGCGAAAGCGGCGGTCAGCGACATGATCACCCACCTCCACGACCGGCGAGGGTTCTCCCGTCCGGACGCGTACGTGCTCTGTTCGGCGGCGGTCGACCTGAAGATCAACCAGGTCGTCGACGCACCGAACTGGACGGTTTCGGCGTACCTCCCCGAGTCGGTGCTCTCGGGGCCCGATGGCGGTGGTTCGCGGTCGGGTTCGGCCGCCGGCGAGGACACGGAGGGGAACGCGTGA
- the gfo6 gene encoding D-xylose 1-dehydrogenase Gfo6: MDTRLGEYVDEFTRRDWQTLDPDAVDEPVRIALVGLGWFSREWALPGIERSAFTEATVVTDIDADAVDEVASETDLTGVTPEAFRAGEVAGEYDAVYVATPNATHLEYVEAAAEQGKAVLCEKPMEASADRAESLVEVCADAGVPLMVGYRMQTDPVVRRLRDLLDAGFVGDPVHVHATMSQTMLGELTGDPDQWRLDPDLSGGCALMDIGIYPLNTTRFVLDADPVAVSGTTRTEHEAFAGVDEHADFRLEFPDGVAAMCTVSQNAAHASRLEITGTEGRLILDPAFYEREERELAVERGGVRMDVEVDPVHQVEEEFAYFGHHLLTDTPIYPDGRHALIDSRVLEAIYESAETGEVVQLTE; encoded by the coding sequence ATGGACACGCGACTCGGCGAGTACGTCGACGAGTTCACCCGACGCGACTGGCAGACGCTCGACCCCGACGCCGTCGACGAGCCGGTCCGCATTGCGCTGGTCGGGCTCGGCTGGTTCTCGCGCGAGTGGGCGCTCCCGGGGATCGAGCGCTCGGCGTTCACCGAGGCGACCGTCGTCACCGACATCGACGCCGACGCCGTCGACGAGGTCGCGTCCGAGACCGACCTGACCGGCGTCACGCCCGAGGCGTTCCGCGCGGGCGAGGTCGCCGGCGAGTACGACGCGGTGTACGTCGCGACGCCGAACGCGACGCACCTCGAGTACGTGGAGGCCGCGGCCGAGCAGGGGAAGGCGGTGTTGTGTGAGAAACCGATGGAGGCGTCCGCAGACCGCGCCGAGAGCCTCGTCGAGGTGTGTGCGGACGCCGGCGTCCCCCTGATGGTCGGCTACCGGATGCAGACCGACCCCGTCGTCAGACGACTGCGGGACCTCCTCGATGCGGGGTTCGTCGGCGACCCCGTCCACGTACACGCGACGATGTCGCAGACGATGCTCGGCGAGCTCACCGGCGATCCCGACCAGTGGCGCCTCGACCCCGACCTCTCGGGCGGCTGTGCGCTCATGGACATCGGGATCTACCCGCTCAACACGACGCGGTTCGTGCTCGATGCCGACCCGGTCGCCGTCTCGGGTACCACCCGCACGGAGCACGAGGCGTTCGCCGGCGTAGACGAACACGCGGACTTCCGGCTGGAGTTCCCCGACGGCGTCGCGGCGATGTGCACCGTCAGCCAGAACGCCGCCCACGCGAGCCGGCTGGAGATCACCGGGACCGAGGGGCGGCTGATCCTCGATCCGGCGTTCTACGAGCGCGAGGAGCGCGAGCTGGCGGTCGAACGCGGCGGCGTCCGGATGGACGTGGAGGTCGACCCGGTCCACCAGGTCGAGGAGGAGTTCGCCTACTTCGGCCACCACCTGCTGACCGACACGCCGATTTATCCCGACGGTCGCCACGCGTTGATCGACTCGCGTGTGTTGGAAGCGATCTACGAGTCGGCCGAGACGGGGGAGGTCGTTCAACTGACCGAGTAG
- a CDS encoding TrmB family transcriptional regulator, translated as MSTDPSDDPRSVAIEQLEQFGLSAYAARTFVALVNLGTGTAKDVSGVSDVPRTRVYDAIDELHDLGLVDVKQSSPKEFRAISADTTSRKFELKTDHRLSILRTALDELEPVERSEEQRGVWTVDGEEAVEDRVFEFIRGADDEIVYMTVEDLLTDDIVDELGAAASRGVTIRLGGVSADVQTRIHEEIPDAELFESLWIWSDTPAGRLLMVDGSRTLVSVLVNGADAAPTDPRSETAIWGSGEKNSLVVVLKAIFTWRLEGADEAE; from the coding sequence ATGAGTACTGATCCGTCCGATGACCCCCGTTCGGTCGCGATCGAACAGCTCGAACAGTTCGGACTCAGCGCGTACGCCGCGCGGACGTTCGTCGCCCTCGTGAACTTAGGGACGGGAACGGCGAAGGACGTGAGCGGCGTCTCGGACGTGCCTCGAACCCGGGTGTACGACGCGATCGACGAACTCCACGATCTCGGGCTGGTCGACGTGAAACAGTCCTCGCCCAAGGAGTTCCGGGCGATTTCGGCCGACACCACCAGCCGGAAATTCGAACTGAAGACGGATCACCGTCTTTCGATCCTGCGCACGGCATTGGACGAACTCGAACCTGTTGAACGGAGCGAGGAACAGCGCGGCGTCTGGACGGTCGATGGAGAGGAGGCGGTCGAAGATCGCGTGTTCGAGTTCATACGTGGGGCCGACGACGAGATCGTCTACATGACCGTCGAGGACCTGCTCACCGATGACATCGTCGACGAACTGGGTGCGGCCGCATCGCGGGGGGTAACGATCAGACTCGGCGGCGTCTCGGCGGACGTCCAAACCCGGATCCACGAGGAGATCCCCGACGCTGAGTTGTTCGAATCGCTGTGGATCTGGTCGGACACGCCGGCGGGGCGGCTCCTGATGGTCGATGGCTCGCGGACGCTCGTGAGCGTGCTCGTCAACGGCGCGGATGCGGCCCCGACGGATCCGCGTTCCGAGACGGCGATCTGGGGATCCGGAGAGAAGAACAGTCTCGTCGTCGTGTTGAAAGCGATCTTCACGTGGCGGTTGGAGGGCGCTGACGAAGCCGAGTAA
- a CDS encoding cobalamin-independent methionine synthase II family protein translates to MTDNDDRIRTTHIGSLPRPPELLDLLTDRQDGENVDAEEWDSTVADATRDVVQRQADAGIDIANNGEQSRVSFNWYVADRLSGIEGKREQELWADLQEFPDYAEETFKTDVIDLSKHPVVTGPVEYTGRAEAEAEIAQFQETVEAADADFADTFMTAASPSVVTATHVNEHYDSYDEYLFAVADAMAEEYELVADAGLTLQIDAPELLTIGHTAAYADAPLEEIREATGLHVQALNEALSNVPADQVRLHTCWGSYEGPHHLDTDLADMLPEIYEADITGLSVEQANPRHQHEYRAFAEQPVPDGWTLIPGVVDVKTNVIDHPETIADRIERVADAVDDSTPLVAAPDCGFGTQAGLGMVDPEIAWAKLEALDEGAAIASERLS, encoded by the coding sequence ATGACGGACAACGACGACCGGATCCGGACGACGCACATCGGAAGCCTCCCGCGACCGCCGGAGCTGCTCGATCTCCTCACCGACCGACAGGACGGCGAAAACGTCGACGCCGAAGAGTGGGACTCGACCGTCGCCGACGCCACCCGCGACGTGGTCCAACGGCAGGCGGATGCCGGCATCGACATCGCCAACAACGGCGAGCAGTCCCGGGTCTCGTTCAACTGGTACGTCGCGGACCGTCTTAGCGGGATCGAGGGCAAGCGAGAGCAGGAACTGTGGGCGGACCTCCAGGAGTTCCCCGACTACGCCGAGGAAACGTTCAAGACCGACGTGATCGACCTCTCGAAGCATCCGGTCGTCACGGGCCCGGTCGAGTACACCGGACGAGCGGAGGCCGAAGCGGAGATCGCGCAGTTTCAGGAGACGGTCGAGGCCGCCGACGCGGACTTCGCGGACACGTTCATGACCGCGGCGTCGCCGAGCGTCGTCACGGCCACGCACGTCAACGAGCACTACGACTCCTACGACGAGTACCTCTTCGCCGTCGCGGACGCAATGGCCGAGGAGTACGAACTCGTCGCCGACGCCGGGTTGACCCTCCAGATCGATGCGCCCGAACTGCTCACGATCGGACACACCGCCGCCTACGCCGACGCCCCGCTTGAAGAGATCAGGGAGGCGACCGGCCTGCACGTGCAGGCGCTCAACGAGGCGCTGTCGAACGTCCCCGCAGACCAGGTCCGCCTCCACACCTGCTGGGGGAGCTACGAGGGGCCCCACCACCTCGACACGGATCTGGCCGACATGCTCCCGGAGATCTACGAGGCCGACATCACCGGACTCAGCGTCGAACAGGCGAACCCCCGTCACCAACACGAATACCGCGCGTTCGCCGAGCAGCCGGTGCCTGACGGCTGGACGCTGATCCCCGGCGTCGTCGACGTGAAGACGAACGTCATCGACCATCCGGAGACGATCGCCGACCGGATCGAGCGTGTCGCCGACGCGGTCGACGACTCGACGCCGCTGGTCGCCGCGCCCGACTGTGGGTTCGGCACGCAAGCGGGCCTCGGAATGGTCGACCCCGAGATCGCGTGGGCGAAGCTGGAAGCGCTCGACGAAGGGGCCGCGATCGCGAGCGAGCGGCTGTCCTGA
- a CDS encoding DUF7344 domain-containing protein: MSKGISSASFDTQLSALSHIDRRRLLLALFHAETEDDALPLEVDLLEHDTAGNTLQLSMNHVHLPKLDEHGFVEANPDRGSVTIGPRFDEIEPLLELLDENRDRLPDDWL; the protein is encoded by the coding sequence ATGAGCAAGGGAATTTCTTCGGCTTCGTTCGACACTCAGCTTTCCGCACTGAGTCACATTGATCGGCGACGACTGCTCCTTGCGCTCTTTCATGCGGAAACGGAGGACGACGCCCTGCCCCTTGAGGTCGACCTACTGGAGCACGACACGGCTGGCAACACCCTCCAACTGTCGATGAACCACGTTCACCTCCCGAAGCTCGACGAGCACGGCTTCGTCGAGGCGAACCCGGACCGTGGTTCCGTGACCATCGGTCCTCGATTCGACGAGATCGAACCGCTCCTCGAACTCCTCGATGAGAATCGGGACCGGTTGCCCGACGATTGGCTGTGA
- a CDS encoding DUF7386 family protein — MGTERTTLRLSDERKRLLDQAAGIVAAGDVDDPPRSDVIDAALTHLVQSARNVEDAREDYDPRTIQDIANTDVLGLYYRTSIESR; from the coding sequence ATGGGGACCGAACGAACGACCCTGCGGCTGTCGGACGAACGGAAACGACTACTGGACCAAGCGGCCGGGATCGTCGCGGCCGGCGATGTCGACGATCCGCCCCGGTCCGACGTGATCGACGCGGCGCTTACCCACCTCGTCCAGTCGGCGCGGAACGTCGAGGACGCGAGGGAGGACTACGACCCGCGGACGATTCAAGATATCGCGAACACCGACGTTCTTGGGTTGTATTATCGGACAAGTATTGAAAGCCGCTAG
- a CDS encoding metal-dependent hydrolase — protein sequence MMLPTHALAGAALAVPLAVLVPEAAPVVLAAGLLGGIVPDLDLYVGHRRTLHFPVYYSLGAIIAVPSALVLGTVASVALAAAIVGAAAHSVADVFGGGLELRPWQATADRAVYDHFNGRWIAPRRWIRYDGAPEDLLLSATLAAGLWSFVAADIRLVVAGTLAVAAVYTVVRRVLPNIVEVVVPALPAGVVSSLPARYREPAPTGSATGADVARRERDASQSARAARDGR from the coding sequence ATGATGCTCCCCACCCATGCGCTCGCCGGCGCCGCCCTCGCGGTTCCGCTGGCGGTGCTGGTGCCCGAAGCGGCCCCCGTGGTGCTCGCTGCGGGGCTGTTGGGCGGGATCGTGCCGGATCTCGACCTGTATGTCGGCCACCGGCGGACCCTCCATTTCCCCGTGTACTACTCGCTTGGCGCTATCATCGCGGTCCCGTCGGCGCTCGTACTCGGCACCGTCGCGAGCGTCGCGCTCGCGGCCGCGATCGTCGGTGCGGCCGCCCACAGCGTCGCCGACGTGTTCGGCGGCGGGCTCGAACTCCGGCCGTGGCAAGCGACCGCCGACCGGGCGGTGTACGACCACTTCAACGGTCGCTGGATCGCGCCGCGTCGCTGGATCCGATACGACGGCGCCCCCGAGGACCTCCTGTTGTCGGCGACGCTCGCGGCCGGACTGTGGAGCTTCGTCGCCGCCGATATTCGGCTCGTCGTCGCCGGAACGCTCGCGGTGGCGGCCGTGTACACGGTTGTGAGACGCGTTCTCCCGAACATCGTCGAGGTGGTCGTCCCCGCGCTCCCGGCAGGGGTCGTCTCCTCGCTCCCCGCGCGCTATCGTGAGCCGGCACCGACCGGTTCGGCGACCGGCGCGGATGTGGCTCGCCGCGAGCGCGACGCGAGCCAGTCCGCCCGCGCAGCGCGGGACGGACGGTAA
- a CDS encoding sugar phosphate isomerase/epimerase family protein, whose amino-acid sequence MSDSPRGPRFGFQLYSLRDIDDPLDTVIRHVGDAGVEGVEFAGVDAAGVAGEDPDDLRGALDATSVSAAGAHVDLAAIESEPAAVAATCTTLGCDRVVVPWLDPEHFRSAASVRRAAERLSAAADELSDHGLDLHYHNHDQEFVRVDGEYALHRLLALADGVGLEPDLGWAGAAGAEPLTLLSRYADRIDLLHLKDYDAEAGTTVPVGDGDIDLSAVADAASGHGIDWVIYEAEGGADTYDTLDAAAKVGASSFGRRS is encoded by the coding sequence GTGAGCGACTCCCCACGCGGCCCCCGATTCGGGTTCCAGCTGTACAGTCTCCGGGACATCGACGATCCACTCGACACCGTCATCCGGCACGTCGGCGACGCCGGCGTCGAGGGCGTGGAGTTCGCGGGCGTCGACGCCGCCGGCGTCGCCGGCGAGGACCCCGACGACCTCCGGGGGGCGCTGGACGCGACGAGCGTGTCGGCCGCCGGCGCTCACGTGGACCTGGCAGCGATCGAGTCGGAGCCTGCGGCTGTCGCCGCGACGTGTACTACCCTCGGCTGCGACCGCGTCGTCGTTCCGTGGCTCGATCCCGAACACTTCCGGTCGGCGGCGTCGGTTCGGCGGGCCGCCGAACGGCTCTCCGCGGCCGCCGACGAGCTGTCGGACCACGGGCTGGACCTCCACTACCACAACCACGATCAGGAGTTCGTCCGGGTCGACGGCGAGTACGCGTTACATCGCCTGCTGGCGCTCGCCGACGGCGTCGGTCTGGAACCGGATCTCGGATGGGCCGGCGCCGCCGGCGCCGAGCCGCTGACGCTGCTCTCGCGGTACGCCGACCGGATCGACCTTCTTCACCTCAAGGACTACGACGCAGAGGCGGGAACGACGGTCCCGGTCGGCGACGGCGACATCGACCTGTCGGCCGTCGCCGACGCGGCCAGCGGCCATGGCATCGACTGGGTGATCTACGAGGCTGAGGGCGGAGCGGACACCTACGACACCCTCGATGCGGCGGCTAAGGTCGGCGCGTCGTCCTTCGGTCGTCGTTCGTAA
- a CDS encoding DMT family transporter: protein MTRYRSLGLFLVLAAVWGSAFMAIKAGLAYFPPVLFAAIRYDIAGVVMLAYALYATDVPLPRDRAEWTEVAIGAVLLIALYHALLFIGQTDPTVTSAAAAVVVSLSPVLTTGFARAFLPSERLTAVGIIGMVLGLVGVAVLSELDPSNLLAGGTVPKLLILGAAAAFALGSVLTRRVDSDLPIATMEAWAMIGGALIMHVVSLALGETAGRIVLNGESIAALAYLSIAASAIGFLIYFELLERLGAIEINLVSYVAPIFAALAGWAFLQEVPSVATAGGFLLIFAGFVLLKRGAIRAEITAWTGTDARTAD from the coding sequence GTGACACGGTATCGAAGCCTCGGGCTGTTTCTCGTGTTGGCGGCCGTCTGGGGATCGGCGTTCATGGCGATCAAGGCGGGGTTGGCGTACTTCCCGCCGGTGCTGTTCGCGGCGATCCGCTACGATATCGCCGGCGTCGTGATGCTGGCGTACGCCCTGTACGCGACGGACGTGCCGTTGCCCCGCGACCGTGCGGAGTGGACCGAGGTCGCCATCGGGGCGGTGCTGCTCATCGCGTTGTACCACGCGCTGTTGTTCATCGGGCAGACCGATCCGACGGTGACGAGCGCGGCCGCCGCGGTCGTCGTGAGCCTCAGCCCGGTGCTCACGACCGGCTTCGCCAGAGCGTTCCTCCCCAGCGAACGCCTGACTGCGGTCGGTATCATCGGCATGGTCCTGGGCCTCGTCGGCGTCGCGGTCCTCTCGGAACTCGACCCCTCGAACCTGCTGGCAGGCGGCACGGTTCCGAAGCTACTCATTCTCGGCGCCGCCGCCGCGTTCGCGCTCGGCAGCGTCCTCACGCGCCGTGTCGACTCGGATCTCCCGATCGCGACCATGGAGGCGTGGGCGATGATCGGCGGCGCGCTGATCATGCACGTCGTCTCGCTCGCGCTCGGGGAGACGGCCGGACGTATCGTTCTCAACGGGGAGTCGATCGCCGCGCTCGCGTATCTCTCGATCGCTGCGAGCGCGATCGGCTTTCTCATCTATTTCGAGCTGCTCGAACGCCTCGGAGCCATCGAGATCAACCTCGTGAGCTACGTCGCGCCGATATTCGCGGCCCTAGCGGGATGGGCGTTCCTCCAAGAGGTGCCGTCGGTCGCGACGGCGGGCGGGTTCCTCCTCATCTTCGCGGGGTTCGTCCTGCTGAAGCGAGGCGCGATCCGCGCCGAGATCACGGCGTGGACCGGCACCGACGCGAGGACCGCGGACTGA
- a CDS encoding DUF7342 family protein produces the protein MSDDSEPGDGGNPVSRAREDWKRSTTALERVQQVIEQPSEPKTAAEVAAEALVSEPTARKHLKSLVEIGTASATEEEGATRYRRNEDTVLYRRIRELATERSRQELIESVHDMKRRIGEFEETYDAASPEDLATSLEPGATECAWEAVSEWQTTERNLHITQAAINYGRARDLGAATQ, from the coding sequence ATGAGCGACGACTCGGAGCCCGGCGATGGAGGGAATCCGGTTTCGCGAGCCCGCGAGGACTGGAAGCGTTCGACGACGGCGCTGGAACGCGTTCAGCAGGTGATCGAACAGCCATCGGAGCCGAAAACCGCGGCGGAAGTCGCCGCCGAGGCGCTGGTGAGCGAGCCGACCGCCCGGAAACATCTGAAGTCGCTCGTCGAGATCGGGACCGCATCCGCGACCGAGGAGGAGGGTGCGACACGGTATCGTCGCAACGAGGATACGGTTCTGTATCGGCGGATTCGAGAGCTGGCGACGGAGCGTTCTCGTCAGGAACTCATCGAGAGCGTTCACGACATGAAGCGCCGTATCGGCGAGTTCGAGGAGACGTACGATGCGGCCTCGCCGGAGGATCTCGCAACGTCACTCGAACCTGGTGCGACCGAGTGCGCGTGGGAAGCGGTCTCCGAGTGGCAAACGACGGAGCGGAACCTGCACATCACCCAGGCGGCGATCAACTACGGCCGAGCACGAGACCTCGGTGCCGCAACCCAATAA
- a CDS encoding FAD-dependent oxidoreductase has protein sequence MTDPVVIVGGDAAGLSAASKLSREDPDREVIVFERGRWVSYAHCGEPYFVKGEVDELDDLLSLSPAEIDERGIDLRREHEVVAIDTDARTVSVAGPEDSFEQPYGDLVVATGATARTDPIAGSELTGAFTIHGLDSAAAVRAMLTPPDEFDVDDLGGGDSLDHELVARYGAMAPPETAAIVGGGYVGVEMAEALDAWDVDVHLFQRSALPVPMFGEAVGETVADHLRERGVDLHLGAEVDRVLGEDGRVTGVRCEDGSTLDAELAVVGVGVTPNVEIVENTPVELGEGGAIAVDEYGETAVEDVYAAGDCAEDHHVVTGETAWVPLGLTANRAGRAIGRTLAGTPTETGGIAGTAVVKAFEQECGRTGIIDADEARDAGFDPVSRTITAGSRSGYYPGNEETTVTLVADRASGRLIGGSIVGKDRAAVRIDTVATALEGGLTVDEVERLDLAYAPPFSPVWDPVLVAAKVLNGALEE, from the coding sequence GTGACAGATCCGGTCGTTATCGTCGGCGGCGACGCGGCGGGGTTGAGCGCGGCGAGCAAGCTCTCCCGCGAGGACCCCGACCGCGAGGTGATCGTGTTCGAGCGCGGCCGGTGGGTGTCGTACGCCCACTGCGGCGAGCCGTACTTCGTCAAGGGCGAGGTCGACGAACTCGACGACCTGCTGTCGTTGTCGCCCGCGGAGATCGACGAACGGGGGATCGACCTCCGGCGCGAACACGAGGTCGTCGCCATCGACACCGACGCCCGGACGGTCTCGGTCGCGGGACCCGAGGACTCCTTCGAGCAGCCGTACGGCGACCTCGTCGTCGCGACGGGCGCGACAGCTCGGACCGACCCGATCGCCGGCAGCGAGCTGACCGGCGCGTTCACGATCCACGGGCTCGACTCGGCGGCGGCCGTGCGCGCGATGCTCACGCCGCCCGACGAGTTCGACGTCGACGACCTCGGGGGCGGGGACTCCCTCGATCACGAGCTGGTCGCCCGCTACGGCGCGATGGCGCCGCCCGAGACCGCCGCGATCGTCGGCGGCGGGTACGTCGGCGTCGAGATGGCCGAGGCGCTCGACGCCTGGGACGTGGACGTACACCTGTTCCAACGCTCGGCGCTGCCGGTCCCGATGTTCGGCGAGGCGGTGGGGGAGACGGTCGCCGACCACCTCCGCGAACGTGGCGTCGACCTCCACCTCGGTGCCGAGGTCGACCGAGTGCTCGGCGAGGACGGCCGTGTTACGGGCGTTCGGTGCGAGGACGGTTCGACGCTGGATGCGGAACTGGCGGTCGTCGGCGTCGGCGTCACGCCGAACGTCGAGATCGTCGAAAACACGCCAGTCGAGTTGGGCGAGGGAGGCGCGATCGCGGTCGACGAGTACGGCGAGACCGCCGTCGAGGACGTGTACGCCGCCGGCGACTGCGCCGAAGACCACCACGTCGTTACCGGCGAGACGGCGTGGGTCCCGCTGGGGCTGACGGCGAATCGCGCCGGGCGGGCGATCGGCCGAACCCTCGCCGGAACGCCGACCGAAACCGGCGGGATCGCGGGCACCGCCGTCGTGAAGGCGTTCGAACAGGAGTGCGGGCGAACCGGAATTATCGACGCCGACGAGGCCCGAGACGCCGGGTTCGACCCCGTCTCTCGGACGATCACCGCGGGCTCGCGCTCCGGCTACTATCCCGGCAACGAGGAGACGACGGTGACGCTCGTCGCCGACCGCGCCAGCGGTCGACTCATCGGCGGCTCCATCGTCGGCAAGGATCGGGCAGCGGTCCGCATCGACACGGTCGCGACCGCTCTGGAGGGCGGGCTCACCGTCGACGAGGTGGAACGGCTGGATCTCGCGTACGCCCCGCCGTTCAGTCCCGTCTGGGACCCGGTGTTGGTCGCGGCGAAGGTGTTGAACGGCGCGCTCGAGGAGTAA
- a CDS encoding CBS domain-containing protein — protein MLVRDLMTREVVTCDAGVTVQDAAEVMLDADIGSVLITKGGTPMAILTETDIVHAGAVTGRGFDDIPVDKAASHPLRTVAPDATVRAAVTRMNDRGVKKLPVVEDAELVGIVTHGDIVAHYSDFVREAQQLDASASEWESDRG, from the coding sequence ATGCTCGTCCGCGATCTCATGACGCGGGAGGTCGTCACCTGCGACGCCGGCGTGACCGTTCAGGACGCCGCGGAGGTGATGCTCGACGCCGATATCGGGAGCGTACTGATCACCAAGGGCGGAACGCCGATGGCGATCCTCACGGAGACGGATATCGTCCATGCCGGCGCGGTCACCGGGCGAGGGTTCGACGACATCCCCGTCGACAAAGCCGCGAGCCACCCGTTGCGAACGGTCGCCCCTGACGCGACTGTCAGGGCGGCGGTCACGCGGATGAACGACCGCGGGGTCAAGAAGCTCCCCGTGGTCGAGGACGCCGAACTCGTGGGGATCGTGACCCACGGTGACATCGTCGCCCACTACAGCGACTTCGTCCGGGAGGCCCAGCAACTCGACGCGAGCGCGAGCGAGTGGGAGTCGGATCGAGGCTGA
- a CDS encoding HalOD1 output domain-containing protein yields MADGSDEDGSCGDDEIAHAQYDWSSTAPSIAVVETLALAFGREAATLEPLFDAVDPDALDAFFQSESVTESATEVVVTFTVAGRRVTVRGGGGVLVRSNSDDE; encoded by the coding sequence ATGGCTGATGGGTCCGACGAGGACGGATCCTGTGGAGACGACGAGATCGCTCACGCGCAGTACGACTGGTCTTCGACGGCTCCGTCGATAGCGGTCGTCGAGACGCTCGCGCTGGCTTTCGGTCGGGAGGCTGCCACCCTCGAACCACTGTTCGACGCCGTCGACCCCGACGCGTTGGACGCGTTCTTCCAGTCGGAATCTGTCACCGAGAGCGCGACCGAGGTGGTCGTGACGTTCACCGTCGCCGGTCGACGGGTAACCGTTCGCGGCGGTGGCGGTGTCCTCGTCCGCTCGAACTCGGACGACGAGTAG